From one Triticum urartu cultivar G1812 chromosome 3, Tu2.1, whole genome shotgun sequence genomic stretch:
- the LOC125545214 gene encoding uncharacterized protein LOC125545214 — MSTRGEMSTPGCRRTSPPPASLPDDDDMLREVLLRLPPRPSSLPRASLVCKRWRSLVADPQFQCRFRDHHGKPPLLGFFLDSRPFVPILDPPDRIPEARFSMPPLESYRIIDCRDGLVLFLAHRMMRRLVLWNPVAREQRRLIFPPELDNAQMFFFNGAVRRPARRQGWHFQVALIARDTLCTRVSVWLYSSETGAWGNINSLQLQSIQSMPQPSTLIGNSFCWLFTVGHGCVILEFDLDRQSLAVTELPPHTDMEADFHKLWIMPSQGGGLGFIHLSQFHAQLWKREPDSDGFPVWVPDRAVEFGELRSTCKGDFLTLVGFDEESNAILVLTASGVFMVYLQSMEFKKLSDPKSFCHHYPFACFYPAGTGIVDGHDGNEVLNNM; from the exons ATGAGCACGAGAGGGGAGATGTCTACCCCTGGCTGCCGCCGCACCTCCCCGCCGCCTGCCTCTCTGCCAGACGACGACGACATGCTTCGGGAGGTTCTCCTCCGCCTGCCCCCGCGGCCTTCCTCCCTGCCCCGGGCCTCCCTCGTCTGCAAGCGTTGGCGCAGCCTCGTCGCCGATCCCCAATTCCAGTGCCGCTTCCGCGACCACCACGGCAAGCCTCCTCTCCTTGGCTTCTTCCTCGATTCCCGTCCGTTTGTTCCGATTCTGGATCCACCAGACCGCATCCCCGAAGCTCGCTTCTCCATGCCTCCCCTCGAGAGCTACCGCATCATCGACTGTCGCGACGGGCTCGTCCTTTTCCTCGCCCACAGGATGATGCGCCGCTTGGTTTTATGGAACCCCGTCGCTCGCGAGCAGCGCCGGCTGATCTTCCCGCCGGAGCTGGACAACGCCCAGATGTTCTTCTTCAACGGGGCGGTGCGTCGCCCTGCCCGCCGCCAAGGATGGCATTTCCAGGTGGCCCTCATAGCCCGTGACACACTATGCACAAGAGTTTCGGTATGGCTTTACTCATCAGAGACCGGGGCATGGGGCAACATCAACTCACTGCAGCTGCAATCGATTCAGTCTATGCCACAGCCCAGCACTTTGATTGGGAATTCCTTTTGCTGGTTATTTACCGTGGGTCATGGCTGTGTCATACTTGAGTTTGATCTTGATAGGCAGAGCCTAGCTGTGACAGAGCTGCCACCACACACAGATATGGAAGCCGACTTTCACAAGTTATGGATTATGCCCTCCCAGGGTGGTGGGCTTGGCTTCATCCATCTCTCACAATTCCACGCCCAATTATGGAAGAGAGAGCCTGATTCTGATGGTTTTCCTGTATGGGTGCCCGACAGAGCTGTTGAATTCGGGGAACTTAGATCAACTTGCAAGGGCGACTTCCTCACTTTGGTTGGGTTTGACGAGGAGAGTAATGCAATCCTTGTGCTGACAGCTTCTGGTGTCTTCATGGTCTACCTCCAGTCAATGGAGTTCAAGAAACTTTCTGATCCAAAGTCCTTCTGTCACCATTATCCATTTGCATGTTTCTATCCTGCAG GTACTGGCATTGTTGATGGACATGATGGAAATGAAGTCCTGAACAATATGTGA